Proteins encoded together in one Mycobacterium sp. MS1601 window:
- a CDS encoding mycoredoxin: MTVNELTMYSTTWCGYCRRLKTALKSKGIGYTEVDIELEPEAAKFVQSVNNGNQTVPTVKFSDGTTMTNPSVKDVEGKLAELSIT, from the coding sequence ATGACGGTCAACGAACTCACCATGTATTCGACGACGTGGTGCGGCTACTGCAGGCGCCTCAAGACGGCCCTGAAATCCAAAGGCATCGGCTACACCGAGGTGGACATCGAGCTCGAACCCGAAGCCGCCAAGTTCGTGCAGTCGGTCAACAACGGCAACCAGACCGTGCCCACGGTGAAGTTCTCCGACGGCACCACCATGACAAATCCGTCCGTGAAGGACGTCGAGGGCAAACTCGCGGAGCTGTCGATAACCTGA
- a CDS encoding ATP-dependent DNA helicase UvrD2, giving the protein MPTDSLLTAGLDDEQREAVLAGRGPVCVLAGAGTGKTRTITHRIAHLVGSGHVAASQVLAVTFTSRAAGEMRTRLRSLDADAQTGARVGSVQALTFHAAARRQLSYFWPRVVGSTGWQLLDSKFSVVAQAANRAKMQASTEDVRDLAGEIEWAKASLITPEQYAAAVAEVGRDIPKDANRIAAVYANYENLKARGEVALLDFDDLLLHTAAAIENDAAVAAEFRDRYRCFVVDEYQDVTPLQQRVLSAWLGDRDDLTVVGDANQTIYSFTGASPRYLLDFSRRFPEATVVRLERDYRSTPQVVELANRVIADARGRVAGSRLHLVGQRPPGPRPAMREYPDEVAEAAAVARAVKGLIESGTAAAEIAVLYRINAQSEVYEEALTAAGVAFQVRGGEGFFSRQEIRQALVALQRAADRDAQDADLPDLVRRLLEPLGLTAEAPSGTQARERWEALTALAELVDEEVATRPELDLPGLVAELRVRADARHPPVVQGVTLASLHAAKGLEWDAVFLVGLADGTLPISHALSHGPDSEAVEEERRLLYVGITRARVHLTLSWALSRTPGGRQSRKPSRFLSSITPKPPPDRAGGRKQRGPAKRCRVCNAELSSPSAIMLRRCESCASEIDDELLLQLKDWRSRTAKEQKVPAFVVFSDNTLIAIAEMLPTDDASLVAIPGIGARKLEQYGADVLELVRARP; this is encoded by the coding sequence ATGCCCACTGACAGCCTTCTCACCGCAGGGCTCGATGACGAACAGCGCGAGGCTGTGCTGGCCGGTCGCGGGCCGGTGTGTGTGCTGGCTGGTGCGGGCACCGGCAAAACCCGCACCATCACCCACCGCATCGCCCATCTGGTCGGGTCGGGGCACGTTGCCGCCAGTCAGGTACTGGCCGTGACGTTCACGTCCAGGGCGGCGGGGGAGATGCGCACCCGCCTGAGGAGCCTGGACGCCGACGCGCAGACCGGTGCGCGGGTGGGGTCGGTGCAAGCGCTGACGTTCCACGCCGCCGCCCGGCGCCAGCTGTCGTACTTCTGGCCGCGTGTTGTCGGCTCTACCGGGTGGCAGCTTCTCGACAGCAAGTTCTCCGTCGTCGCGCAGGCCGCCAACCGGGCCAAGATGCAAGCCAGTACCGAGGACGTCCGTGACCTGGCCGGTGAGATCGAATGGGCCAAGGCCTCGCTCATCACCCCGGAGCAGTACGCCGCCGCCGTCGCAGAGGTGGGCCGCGACATCCCCAAGGATGCCAACCGCATCGCCGCGGTGTACGCCAACTACGAGAACCTGAAGGCGCGTGGTGAAGTCGCGCTGCTCGACTTCGACGACCTGCTGCTGCACACCGCGGCCGCCATCGAGAACGACGCGGCGGTGGCCGCGGAGTTCCGTGATCGCTACCGCTGCTTCGTGGTCGACGAATATCAGGACGTCACCCCTTTGCAGCAGCGGGTGCTCAGCGCCTGGCTGGGCGATCGTGACGACCTGACGGTGGTGGGTGATGCCAATCAGACCATCTACTCGTTCACCGGTGCCTCCCCGCGGTACCTGCTGGATTTCTCGCGGCGCTTTCCCGAGGCCACCGTGGTTCGCCTGGAGCGGGACTACCGCTCCACCCCGCAGGTGGTCGAATTGGCCAATCGGGTCATCGCGGATGCTCGCGGTCGGGTAGCGGGCAGCAGGCTGCACCTGGTGGGCCAGCGTCCGCCGGGGCCGCGGCCGGCGATGCGCGAGTACCCCGATGAGGTGGCCGAGGCCGCCGCGGTGGCGCGTGCGGTCAAGGGGCTCATCGAATCAGGAACGGCCGCAGCCGAAATCGCCGTGCTGTACCGGATCAACGCCCAGTCAGAGGTTTACGAGGAGGCCTTGACGGCGGCCGGGGTGGCGTTCCAGGTTCGCGGCGGCGAGGGCTTCTTCAGTCGGCAGGAGATCCGGCAGGCTCTGGTGGCCTTGCAGCGGGCCGCTGATCGCGACGCCCAGGACGCCGATCTGCCGGATCTGGTTCGTCGGCTCCTCGAACCGCTCGGTCTCACCGCCGAAGCACCGTCTGGCACCCAGGCACGGGAACGGTGGGAGGCACTCACCGCGCTGGCTGAACTGGTCGACGAGGAAGTGGCCACCCGACCCGAGTTGGACCTGCCCGGGCTGGTGGCCGAGCTGCGGGTTCGCGCCGACGCCCGCCACCCACCCGTCGTGCAGGGCGTCACCTTGGCGTCGTTGCACGCGGCCAAGGGATTGGAGTGGGACGCGGTGTTCCTGGTGGGTCTGGCCGACGGCACCCTGCCCATCTCACACGCGCTGTCGCATGGTCCCGACAGTGAGGCCGTCGAGGAGGAACGGCGTCTGCTCTACGTCGGGATCACTCGGGCCCGGGTGCATCTGACGCTCAGCTGGGCGCTGTCGCGCACCCCCGGTGGGCGGCAGAGCCGCAAGCCGTCGCGCTTCTTGAGCAGCATCACCCCGAAGCCGCCGCCCGACCGTGCGGGCGGGCGCAAACAGCGGGGGCCCGCCAAACGCTGTCGCGTGTGCAACGCCGAGCTGAGCAGTCCCTCGGCGATCATGCTGCGCCGCTGCGAGTCGTGTGCCTCCGAGATCGACGACGAGCTGCTGCTCCAGCTCAAGGACTGGCGCTCGCGCACCGCCAAGGAACAGAAGGTGCCCGCGTTTGTGGTGTTCAGCGACAACACATTGATCGCCATTGCGGAGATGCTGCCTACCGACGACGCGTCGCTGGTCGCCATTCCCGGCATCGGGGCGCGCAAACTCGAGCAGTACGGCGCCGATGTGCTGGAGTTGGTGCGTGCACGGCCGTGA